The Hymenobacter sp. GOD-10R genome includes a window with the following:
- a CDS encoding helix-turn-helix transcriptional regulator, with protein MRPPTMTFQEFVPSPALRPYVDRYWLVETFPGEAYPMEHALTPNALDGFVFQYHTQGPHLFWQAGRAQVLPAAYALLQPVSPWRLQLPAACCIAGVFFRPGVVHRWLRYPMPELTQGPLDLETLAGPAVQQLLAQLAEVPATLARVALLEAFVARRLPVLTHLPTATDYALRLLVQHRGNISVEALAGQLRVSRQFLARQFAEHVGRSPKQVGRVVRFNAVHQQLVQQPQPDWLDLVCQYGYYDQTHLIKEFRTFTGCSPLAYQQAWTEAADFYAGTAEGSIFTMGRQ; from the coding sequence ATGCGCCCCCCGACTATGACTTTCCAGGAATTCGTGCCCTCGCCCGCTTTGCGCCCTTATGTGGACCGCTACTGGCTGGTAGAAACGTTTCCTGGCGAGGCATACCCCATGGAGCACGCGCTGACGCCTAACGCATTGGATGGCTTTGTATTCCAATATCACACGCAGGGGCCGCACCTGTTTTGGCAGGCTGGGCGGGCGCAGGTACTGCCAGCCGCTTACGCTTTGCTGCAACCCGTGTCGCCTTGGCGCCTGCAGCTGCCCGCGGCCTGTTGCATTGCTGGGGTATTTTTCCGCCCGGGCGTGGTGCACCGCTGGCTACGCTACCCCATGCCGGAGCTCACCCAAGGGCCGCTGGACTTGGAAACGCTAGCTGGACCCGCCGTGCAGCAGCTGCTAGCCCAACTGGCGGAGGTGCCCGCTACCCTAGCCCGAGTGGCGCTGCTAGAGGCTTTCGTCGCCCGGCGCCTGCCCGTGCTTACGCACCTGCCCACCGCCACCGACTACGCCTTGCGGCTTCTGGTCCAACACCGGGGCAATATTTCCGTTGAGGCGCTAGCTGGTCAGCTGCGTGTCAGCCGACAGTTCCTGGCCCGTCAATTTGCCGAGCACGTCGGGCGCAGCCCCAAGCAGGTAGGCCGCGTCGTGCGTTTCAATGCCGTGCACCAGCAGCTCGTGCAGCAGCCCCAGCCCGATTGGCTTGACTTGGTGTGCCAGTACGGATACTACGACCAAACGCACCTGATCAAGGAGTTTCGGACGTTCACCGGCTGCTCCCCCCTAGCCTATCAGCAAGCCTGGACGGAGGCCGCTGATTTTTACGCCGGCACCGCTGAGGGTTCCATTTTTACTATGGGTCGGCAATAA
- a CDS encoding RNA polymerase sigma factor — MSSHSAPLYDQASASGKHAVQASTGMTACEFEAAYAKYHQLIFSIAMRFLKDKELAKDAVQDVFIKLWGVKEKVDSEKNIQGFLTALTKNHLLNCCRKNKLYTSKLAASARFGLGLNALDTAYIVHWQTLLDLLGKIIVRMPPRKQLIFSLKILRGLSNEEIASELGLSINTVKVQYSGAKAIVEHSLADGT, encoded by the coding sequence ATGTCTTCTCACTCAGCCCCTCTGTATGATCAAGCATCTGCAAGCGGAAAGCATGCAGTTCAAGCTAGTACTGGCATGACCGCGTGCGAATTTGAAGCTGCCTATGCAAAGTATCATCAACTGATCTTTTCAATTGCTATGCGCTTCTTGAAAGATAAAGAACTGGCTAAGGATGCGGTGCAGGATGTATTTATAAAGCTCTGGGGTGTGAAGGAAAAGGTTGACAGTGAAAAAAATATTCAGGGATTTTTGACAGCTCTGACCAAAAACCATTTGTTGAATTGCTGCCGGAAAAATAAGCTTTATACAAGCAAGCTGGCTGCGAGTGCACGTTTTGGCTTAGGTCTCAATGCGCTTGATACAGCGTATATAGTGCACTGGCAGACCTTGCTTGACCTCCTCGGAAAAATCATCGTGCGTATGCCCCCTCGCAAGCAGCTTATATTTTCCTTAAAAATCTTGCGCGGCTTATCTAACGAAGAGATTGCAAGCGAATTAGGCTTATCAATCAATACAGTAAAGGTCCAGTATTCGGGTGCAAAGGCGATAGTGGAGCATTCCCTCGCCGACGGAACATAA
- a CDS encoding T9SS type A sorting domain-containing protein, with amino-acid sequence MKTNLSPLLGRIFTLIAIAIAVLLATVVHAQTPFPSFPPSNVTAVQDRDQMVWQLGITFPTLPPKLQDPNKPRRAYPSNPTDPEGNWRDSLGNTITRSGFGLWNNYDDKPEGLWPGPEAWRVGNYAPLDLLTLKNGRRITTAAQWWAQRRPEVVKDVQQQLWGVMPSDSVLPSVTYSAVTTTGGTSSRPYMQKAITGTIDVSRYPQVRNKPVLSATLRLPANANGPVPVIIVFNPGFGAQNTILDTYWNYVSSVGWGICLYNNGQLQPDNGTGLTSYLIGLVNKGNWRKPTDWGALVAWSWGVSRLIDYFEKDPAVDATKIGLTGHSRYGKATIVATAYEPRVALAFPSCGGSLGTKMNRRHWGQDVENSGWDQEYHWMAGAFFKWHGPKTPGTYLPRKIEDCPVDAHSLLALCAPRPVFMNGGTQDTWPDPYGIYLTGVGASPVYTLLGGAGLVMQDPKPIIDKGYITGDIGYRFHTGGHTDAPDWPAFVQFGRKYFGSVVLSTKNSLAENNIQVYPNPSQSQFTVNLGSNTAHIKTIQMTDATGRLVRQQAVGAVSSLVISRDNLKAGVYLLRLQGDRVLNQKIVLE; translated from the coding sequence ATGAAAACGAACCTTTCCCCTCTTCTTGGTAGAATCTTTACGCTGATTGCCATTGCTATTGCGGTCTTGCTAGCGACCGTCGTTCACGCGCAGACGCCTTTTCCTTCCTTTCCGCCTAGCAACGTCACGGCTGTGCAGGACCGGGACCAAATGGTTTGGCAGCTTGGCATCACCTTCCCGACGCTACCGCCCAAGCTGCAAGATCCGAACAAGCCGCGGCGAGCCTACCCCTCCAATCCCACCGATCCAGAGGGCAACTGGCGCGATTCCCTAGGGAATACCATCACCCGTTCTGGCTTTGGGCTTTGGAACAACTACGATGATAAGCCCGAAGGCTTGTGGCCCGGCCCAGAGGCGTGGCGCGTGGGCAACTACGCCCCCCTGGATCTGCTAACGCTGAAGAATGGCCGCCGGATTACCACAGCCGCGCAATGGTGGGCACAGCGCCGACCGGAGGTAGTGAAAGATGTACAACAGCAGCTGTGGGGCGTTATGCCGTCAGATAGTGTGCTACCTAGCGTGACATACTCCGCCGTGACTACGACGGGAGGCACCAGCAGCCGACCCTACATGCAAAAAGCCATCACAGGAACCATTGATGTTTCCCGCTATCCGCAGGTACGCAACAAGCCAGTGCTCAGCGCCACCCTTCGCCTGCCGGCCAATGCCAACGGGCCCGTACCGGTTATTATCGTTTTTAACCCTGGTTTTGGCGCGCAGAATACCATTCTTGACACGTACTGGAACTACGTAAGCTCTGTTGGCTGGGGCATCTGCCTGTATAATAATGGGCAGCTGCAACCCGACAACGGAACCGGCCTGACGAGCTACCTGATTGGGCTGGTAAATAAGGGTAACTGGCGCAAGCCTACCGACTGGGGCGCACTGGTGGCCTGGAGTTGGGGCGTGAGCCGTCTGATCGATTACTTTGAGAAGGACCCAGCAGTTGATGCCACCAAGATTGGTCTGACCGGGCACTCGCGCTATGGCAAAGCTACGATTGTGGCGACGGCCTATGAGCCGCGCGTAGCGCTTGCTTTTCCCAGCTGCGGCGGTAGCCTAGGTACCAAGATGAACCGGCGCCACTGGGGGCAAGATGTCGAAAACTCTGGCTGGGACCAGGAATATCACTGGATGGCCGGTGCGTTCTTCAAATGGCACGGACCTAAAACGCCCGGTACCTATTTGCCCCGCAAGATTGAAGACTGCCCGGTGGATGCGCACTCGCTACTGGCGCTTTGCGCTCCGCGCCCGGTGTTCATGAATGGTGGCACCCAGGATACGTGGCCCGATCCATACGGTATCTACCTGACGGGTGTAGGCGCTTCACCGGTGTACACGCTGCTGGGTGGTGCTGGTTTAGTAATGCAAGATCCTAAGCCCATTATTGATAAAGGCTACATTACGGGCGACATTGGCTACCGCTTCCACACAGGGGGCCATACCGACGCGCCTGACTGGCCCGCTTTCGTGCAGTTTGGGCGTAAGTACTTCGGCTCGGTGGTGCTCAGCACGAAGAACTCGCTGGCCGAGAACAACATCCAAGTGTATCCGAATCCCTCGCAAAGCCAGTTCACCGTGAACCTAGGTTCGAATACGGCGCACATCAAAACCATCCAAATGACGGACGCAACGGGACGCTTGGTGAGGCAGCAAGCTGTTGGTGCCGTTTCGAGCCTGGTGATTTCCCGCGATAATTTGAAGGCGGGCGTGTACCTGCTGCGCCTGCAAGGGGACCGAGTGCTCAATCAGAAGATTGTCCTTGAATAA